Proteins from a genomic interval of Cucumis melo cultivar AY chromosome 7, USDA_Cmelo_AY_1.0, whole genome shotgun sequence:
- the LOC103494717 gene encoding uncharacterized protein LOC103494717 isoform X2, which produces MTAMTGRTTRVIGWYHSHPHITVLPSHVDVRTQGTYQLLDSGFIGLIFSCFSEDANKVGRIQVIAFQSSDGKQNHLSRPISLSPVYRNSVIDVESSLSSSDNVSGNVGYGPGENPEQDTGDSMIAGALKGTGRSSELGYFFANADTNYQGKEKIGGSYRINNTNSGITDIDPMDLSESMQEAMHRSNIEMSAAEFSRKEIPLHVMPTASLIKLDSPLTSFTDLQHVLFEEERSAYNQAISNNMKDGKVHPLTFIHHTSTYQASMCKLIEYCLSPAISALQDRVKENEIRLALLAEEARNLEVEAAKANESVPGSPHQVTHGSRASASPTHRDLYPSTASVGARSGGSSMYRSRKGL; this is translated from the exons ATGTGCGAACTCAAGGGACATATCAGCTCCTTGATTCTGGATTTATTGGGCTGATATTTTCTTGCTTTAGTGAAGATGCGAACAAG GTTGGAAGAATTCAAGTTATTGCTTTCCAATCCTCTGATGGGAAACAGAATCACTTGTCAAGacctatttctttatctcccgtATATCGAAATTCGGTGATTGATGTGGAATCTTCTTTAAGTTCCTCTGATAATGTATCAGGAAATGTGGGTTATGGACCAGGAGAGAATCCTGAACAAGACACTGGTGATTCAATGATTGCTGGAGCTCTTAAG GGTACAGGACGATCTTCAGAGTTGGGTTATTTTTTTGCTAATGCTGACACCAACTATcaaggaaaagagaaaattgGTGGAAGCTATCGTATTAATAATACAAATAGTGGAATTACTGATATCGATCCAATGGACTTGTCTGAAAGTATGCAAGAAGCAATGCACCGTTCAAATATTGAAATGAG TGCTGCTGAATTCTCAAGGAAAGAGATTCCTCTTCATGTTATGCCAACCGCATCGCTCATAAAGCTTGATTCACCATTGACGTCTTTTACAGATTTACAGCATGTTCTGTTTGAAGAGGAGAGATCAGCTTATAACCAAGCCATCTCAAATAATATGAA GGATGGGAAAGTGCATCCGTTGACGTTCATACATCACACATCAACATATCAGGCTTCAATGTGCAAGTTAATTGAATATTG TCTTAGTCCTGCCATAAGTGCACTTCAGGACCGCGTAAAAGAGAATGAAATTCGG TTAGCTTTGCTGGCCGAGGAAGCCAGGAATCTGGAAGTTGAGGCTGCAAAAGCAAATGAGTCAGTCCCAGGATCACCTCATCAAGTTACTCATGGATCTCGAGCAAGTGCTTCACCAACCCACAGGGATTTGTATCCTTCAACTGCATCTGTTGGTGCACGTAGTGGAGGAAGCTCTATGTACCGGAGTAGGAAGGGGTTATGA